One Cryptosporidium parvum Iowa II chromosome 1, whole genome shotgun sequence genomic window, AGATCATCATATGCACCTGTTGTAATCGATTCTGAATATAACTCTTCAGAAGCCCTTCCTGCTAATAGAACTGCAATTTTATCAAGCAAAGCCTCTTTTGAAAGAAGTCTTAATTCATTTGGAACCATTTGAGCAAATCCTAAAGCACCTCCTGTTCTTGGTACTATAGAAACTTTTAATATAGGATCAGCATGTTTTAAATACCAACCAGCAATTGCATGACCAGATTCATGTAAACTAAcaattttcttctcttttGGTGAAAGATAACCATCCAATTTCTTAAGACCGCCAATAATTCTATCAGATGctttatcaaaatcaatCAAATCAACTCCAGAATTACTAGTTCGCCTTGCTGCATGTATAGCAGCTTCATTACataaatttctaatttcagATCCAACAAAACCTGGAGATAAGCAAGCaagatatttaattaactcatctttattcaatttttcaTTCAACTTTAAAGGTTTTAGATGGATCTTAAAAATCTCTTTACGCTCTTCAAGATTTGgtctttcaatattaataatccTATCAAATCTTCCTGGACGTGTTAATGCGGGATCTAATACATCAGAACGATTTGTTCCTGCTAAAACTATTACTCCATTATTTTCAGTAAATCCATCCATTTCTACAAGAATCTGATTAAGAGTGCTTTCTCTCTCATCATTAGATGAAGCAGCAAATCCACCCCCTTTTGCACGCTTTCTTCCAACTGcatcaatttcatcaataaaAACAATACTTGGAGATAATTTTCTTGCCtgtgaaaataattctctTACTCTACTTGCACCCATTCCAACAAAAATCTCAATAAAATCACTTCCagatatataaaaaaatggTACATTAGCTTCACCAGCAACAGCTTTTGCCAATAATGTTTTACCGGTACCTGGTGGTCCTACCAATAAAGCACCTTTTGGTATTTTTGCACCAAGATCTTGAAATCTTTTTGGATCTTTTAAGAATTCTACCAATTCATATATTTCTTGTTTGGCTTCTTTCATTCCAGCAATATCactaaatttaatatttttattcatatttttaaCTTGGCTAAAActtgaataatttgatttaattaatctATCTGAAGCTGAATTACTTATAGATTTTGAGAAAGatcttaataataataaagctATTGTAATTCCTATTGCTCTTGGAAGTAAATCATtcacaatttttttaaatgatattaaatgaGAGTATTCTATTGGAACaaaatttaaagtattCAAACCCATTGAATCTTGTACTTGTTTCATTTTACTCtcaaatgaagaaaaatctCCAATACTAAAGTAAatgatttttaattttggattatttaCATTTTCTTTCAAGTAAGCTTTACCTCtttcattatttacttGAATTCTATCAACATAACCTTTGCTCAAGTATAAATTCACAAATTCTTGAAGAGTTATGgtatttttatattcatcATATTTCatctttgaaaataatccaaGACTTGAAATcccaaatattgaaattaaaaacttatcaaattttaatCTATCATTTTGGCTATTAAAATTggtattttctttattatttaattcaaaattcttTCTATATGGgatttttttacttttgtTGATATTCAACTTATTTTTCATCCAATAATTTACTGCAAAACGACTCAAAGCTCCATTTTGATATGTTGGtgataatttcaataaagaACTACTTTTTTgacttaataatttaaataatgtatTTGAGTAAGTATTACTTTGGGAAAATCCCTTTTTTATCATAAAATTAACCAATTGAGCATTTAGCATTACTTTTTATACTTACTTTTATACTAATGCATCATCaatcaaacaaataatatatattatctTAGTAAAGTCTCATTTCcagatttaaaaaaaataagaagaaatataataGGTCAAAATTTTAATCATATTAATTGTcagaaaaataatgattcaagaaatttcccgccaaaactttgcaatatttgtattagtcttgaaaaaaaataattggtaataatattgtGGGAAAAGAAgctattgaattaaaaaaaaagttggCAAATATTTGacaataatagaaattagtttatttttgatatgGTGATTGTGtggatttattaataattcatcaaattatttaaagaaaaaaattggattaaatttgaaaataattcaattaagtctaaattaaataaataactaatacaaagaaatttatttaggAAATTAATCTATAATGTCAGAATTAGATTTGGGAAAATGTGGAGATGGCTATAAATGGACCCAAACAGAGGAAGAAATATACTGTGAGattaaaatatatgaattaatgcaaaaatttggaattaatatggatttaaataaagaagcAAGATTAATTAAGAATTCTTTAAAGATTGTAATAGATATgaaaagtattaaaattttcttgAAAGGAATATGTGTGTTTACGAAAGAGTTGAGTTCTAATATTGATTCAGAAACTGCGACTTGGTATTTAGAAGAATGTAAAGAtaatgaatcaaataataaaggatTAATTTTAGTGATTTTgttagaaaagaagaaaaaatgttGGTGGGATTCTTGTTTTTTGGGGGAATCAAAATTGGATTTATCTCAAGTTCAAGGAAGAAAGAATTTCAGAGATTGTGATGAACGAACAAAatctgaaataattaaattaataaataacaataataacaataataataataataataataataataataattttgatattcatcaagttttaaaagaatcatggaataaagaaaattctcCATTTCAAGGAATTGAATACGATCCAAAGTTGGTACAGAAATTGATGATAGGTCCtaatataaatcaaaatatagagaaaaaatgaaatagaaaaaaaaaataaataagaaaataaaatttaaatgattatttataattaaaagtatagaaatatttatctatATATGCATAAATatatgcatgcaaatatAAGTATTTATCCACCAGACTTACAGCTATTCATTAATTGTTGCAACATCCCAGGGACCAAATATGacatttttataatttgaaCCACAATAAACATATAATATAGTTCCGGAAATAATTACAGCACAAATAATGGTGTAAACAATATTAAGTGGATAATATAAAAACCAAATTGGGGTAATAGATGTAATTGGCGTTAGTACATAAAGATAAACCTTTGGTAAATTATTCCATAAATTATGTCTTACCATTCTgctaaaatataaaatatgTATACTGAAGCATAGAAAAAAGTAAACttgtatattattttcaagtcTAGATGCAAGTAATATGGATCCAAGCattgaaagatttaatGCAACAACATCAGTATTTTGATGTTCAATTTCTTTCAGGTCCTTGTAAATAATTGTATAATCATGTGATAAAAGGTAAAGTAAAAAAGCTATAGTACAAAGCGCAATAATTGTATCGTCACTGAAAGAAGCTGTTAATGTGATTAATATAGGTGAGACCAACCATAAGAATCCAAAAATTACAAGTAAATTAACGTTAGGGGAGATAAAGATATACATAATTGATAATAGTGAAAGATCAAGTAAAGCCAGAAATTCAAAGCTTAAAAATCCAATATAAAGATTATACCAAATTAATATAGTTTGAATAAGTAGTCCAAGCACTTGAAGTACACCAATTAATCTAATTAGTATATCATAATAATTATGTTGAATACTTGTAATGTGCGTTacattatattttaaatattcttcataattatcattatcGTCAATTGAAATGTCATTTGGAGAACCTTCTTGGAACTCTCTATATAAAACTTTATGAAccatataaattaattaatgcaGAAGCTATTCACGACAATCGCTTGATCAATTgtagtattaatataatccaaaatattcattcaattatccaatattaataattagaaacttaattaatcatttatttatttacaaaattgATCAATTCATGTATTGTTTgtaatgatattaaaattaaatgattctttaattacatataaaagattaaatatttcattatatttaaatcgTATGTGATCAATTtactaataaatatttattagtaAAAAATCAAGTTCATATACAGAAAactatattaaattcaacaaatttcCATGTTAAAGATCtttaagtaatattaataattttttttgtattattcaagagcaaatattattttttttatttttttttatttttttttattattattttactattattattaataataatattattatttattactataataatatcaatattattatctcCTCATACTTTTCTTGTGTTAATGCTACCTTGATTTGCCCTTTATTCTGCCCCCATCCTAACTTTAACCTCTGTAGATTATGCTAATAAATCACGGCGGAGACTAGACGTGGCGCAAAGGACTCTTTGCGTTGGGTAAATTTGTGGGGCAACGCAGATTCTATGTGGATGTCAAAAGTGACGTGTTTGGTTCTGAACCGGTATAGGGATTTGATTAATTGCATGTACAACTATGTGgacaatttttttaaaaaaatgcaTGTGAATATGCATGCATAGATGcgaaaaataataataacaaacAAAGTGGATTTCTCAGTAATTATTGAGAAAAAGAACTACAAAGATAAGTTGGAAATAagagaataaaaaaagggaataataacaataataattaattgtaAAAACTTGGGATAATGTTAATATCAGAGACGAGTGCAACAAGCACAATGAAATATCAACAAAGATCCGATAATTGTATTTAATATAGGCATGACTTAGCACCATAAGATCAGTGAACTCTcaaattgtttttttattcaagaAGTTATCAATTACAGTGACTCTGTATgccaaaaaattaaatgaattcaaattaatatttatgaGAATAAATTTGTATTCATTGAAAAGggagaaaataaaatttgaaaatggagttgacttttttttaaaaataacgAAGTTACATTTTAATGGGTAAtaagtattaatatatacattaaagaaatgaaaaattataatttttactattattcACCAGAAAGTCCAAATTTATTAGTCCATTCAGTGAATTTGTCAATATCAAGATTTGTAATTGAAGATTTGGTTTTTGATAATACATGAATAAGGTCAGATTTAGTTAATTTTGGAGGTAAAAGCTGGTTGTTCGGAATATCATAAAGTGAAGTTTTTCTATATAGTTCTTTATCATAAtgatcaatatttgaaggTTGGGAACAAGGAGTCCAATAAATCTTAAAATTTTCagcattattattagtgatttcatcattattattcattataaCAACTTTTTTAAACCAATTGGATTCACTACATTTACGTATTGGTTCAAATAAAgcatctttaattaatatagaGACATCGCTGGAACTATAACCATGAGTCATCTTTGctatataattaatatcatcatcaattaaagaatgaTTAATGGATTTTAAACCATTCTT contains:
- a CDS encoding AFG1 ATpase family AAA ATpase; the protein is MLNAQLVNFMIKKGFSQSNTYSNTLFKLLSQKSSSLLKLSPTYQNGALSRFAVNYWMKNKLNINKSKKIPYRKNFELNNKENTNFNSQNDRLKFDKFLISIFGISSLGLFSKMKYDEYKNTITLQEFVNLYLSKGYVDRIQVNNERGKAYLKENVNNPKLKIIYFSIGDFSSFESKMKQVQDSMGLNTLNFVPIEYSHLISFKKIVNDLLPRAIGITIALLLLRSFSKSISNSASDRLIKSNYSSFSQVKNMNKNIKFSDIAGMKEAKQEIYELVEFLKDPKRFQDLGAKIPKGALLVGPPGTGKTLLAKAVAGEANVPFFYISGSDFIEIFVGMGASRVRELFSQARKLSPSIVFIDEIDAVGRKRAKGGGFAASSNDERESTLNQILVEMDGFTENNGVIVLAGTNRSDVLDPALTRPGRFDRIINIERPNLEERKEIFKIHLKPLKLNEKLNKDELIKYLACLSPGFVGSEIRNLCNEAAIHAARRTSNSGVDLIDFDKASDRIIGGLKKLDGYLSPKEKKIVSLHESGHAIAGWYLKHADPILKVSIVPRTGGALGFAQMVPNELRLLSKEALLDKIAVLLAGRASEELYSESITTGAYDDLQKATMIANSMITLYGMDPQIGLTTFNSNMNIDGTSSNSNNTSSYSLYKPYSEATSQAIDNCIRKMINDQYSRVKELLILKKEQVHKLSDLLLNKETVTNQDINECIGPMPSKL
- a CDS encoding hypothetical protein (similar to domain KOG2265, KIAA1068 protein and nuclear distribution protein NUDC); amino-acid sequence: MSELDLGKCGDGYKWTQTEEEIYCEIKIYELMQKFGINMDLNKEARLIKNSLKIVIDMKSIKIFLKGICVFTKELSSNIDSETATWYLEECKDNESNNKGLILVILLEKKKKCWWDSCFLGESKLDLSQVQGRKNFRDCDERTKSEIIKLINNNNNNNNNNNNNNNNFDIHQVLKESWNKENSPFQGIEYDPKLVQKLMIGPNINQNIEKK
- a CDS encoding phosphatidylinositol-glycan-class c, pigC, 8x transmembrane domains codes for the protein MVHKVLYREFQEGSPNDISIDDNDNYEEYLKYNVTHITSIQHNYYDILIRLIGVLQVLGLLIQTILIWYNLYIGFLSFEFLALLDLSLLSIMYIFISPNVNLLVIFGFLWLVSPILITLTASFSDDTIIALCTIAFLLYLLSHDYTIIYKDLKEIEHQNTDVVALNLSMLGSILLASRLENNIQVYFFLCFSIHILYFSRMVRHNLWNNLPKVYLYVLTPITSITPIWFLYYPLNIVYTIICAVIISGTILYVYCGSNYKNVIFGPWDVATINE